Proteins from one Bradyrhizobium amphicarpaeae genomic window:
- a CDS encoding helix-turn-helix domain-containing protein has product MRPVSEWEEKDIDDLHKGEIEESLTLEYKRSEALMKDPGQRKELFKDVSAMANASGGIIIYGMKEVGNKPDGTDDGLDPKLVSREQIENLLMSNIVPQIEDLLIKSVTLTSKGIGNVVYVLDVPAARSRAPHQAPDNRYYKRFNFKSEPMRDNDVRDLMRRGIEYGRKFGAAFNLFIEISRVDAVALSRLQMGPNAFVDLERALIDISPDLRSAGGVLVLMNRHVRNSIGELLLRIDHFNAILQGRGLPKVSIDSSVQAELTQLRQLCDEVSKALKDILDREP; this is encoded by the coding sequence ATGCGGCCGGTGAGCGAATGGGAAGAAAAGGATATCGATGATCTGCACAAGGGGGAAATAGAGGAAAGCCTAACCTTAGAGTACAAGCGCTCAGAAGCCTTGATGAAGGACCCTGGGCAACGGAAGGAGTTGTTCAAAGACGTGTCCGCGATGGCCAACGCATCCGGCGGCATCATCATCTACGGTATGAAGGAAGTGGGAAATAAACCGGACGGCACTGACGATGGGCTAGATCCAAAACTGGTATCGCGTGAGCAAATCGAAAACCTTCTCATGTCAAATATCGTTCCGCAGATCGAAGACCTGCTAATCAAGTCGGTAACGCTCACCAGCAAGGGGATCGGAAATGTGGTGTACGTGCTAGACGTCCCCGCGGCAAGATCCCGAGCCCCGCATCAAGCACCAGATAATCGCTATTACAAGCGGTTCAATTTTAAGTCAGAGCCGATGCGGGACAATGATGTGCGCGACCTCATGCGCCGTGGCATCGAATACGGGCGAAAGTTTGGAGCCGCTTTCAACTTATTTATCGAAATCAGCCGCGTAGATGCAGTCGCGCTGAGCAGGCTCCAGATGGGGCCGAACGCATTCGTTGATCTGGAGAGGGCCCTTATCGATATTTCGCCCGACCTAAGATCAGCGGGCGGCGTGCTAGTGCTGATGAACAGGCATGTGCGCAATTCAATCGGGGAATTGCTTCTACGCATTGATCACTTCAATGCGATATTGCAAGGGCGAGGATTACCGAAGGTGTCGATCGACAGCTCGGTGCAAGCGGAATTGACGCAACTCAGGCAACTTTGCGACGAAGTAAGCAAAGCTTTGAAGGACATATTGGATCGCGAGCCTTGA
- a CDS encoding restriction endonuclease: MFDAIKGSIKEWLVARFASAIKRTRAEDRVLAIRWLSESRTVIASDLSPTEKLKKLNSLMSARTAIVAVAKNVSEAVSNYRSSDLPLSVKIALPATLAAIPLVGGQAAGIAVFGGALGVPVLLLIFLGTAGITSIIEAVVTTPEVRPHIAEIIDVIVQDERLRRASAQMKAAMREQPMDPTRFATPPEEMALRAYLLNMDPCQFERHTMSFFDAAGLNAWATRKSNDFGVDGFAVHSEGLVVVQCKRNASGNKIGRPTIQQFKGVVEEQNAHRGYVVTTSTFTDEAVESAALSEKIVLVDMEALVMWHEDAPMF; this comes from the coding sequence ATGTTTGATGCAATTAAGGGTAGCATTAAAGAATGGTTGGTCGCTCGATTTGCTTCCGCCATCAAGCGCACACGGGCAGAGGATCGAGTGCTCGCGATACGGTGGCTTAGCGAGTCTCGAACTGTCATCGCAAGTGACTTGAGCCCAACAGAGAAGCTCAAGAAGCTGAACTCGCTCATGAGTGCGCGGACCGCAATCGTTGCGGTTGCAAAGAACGTTTCTGAAGCTGTTTCGAATTACCGGAGCTCTGATCTCCCCCTGTCGGTGAAGATCGCTCTTCCCGCAACGTTGGCGGCCATCCCGTTGGTTGGCGGACAGGCTGCCGGTATCGCTGTGTTTGGCGGTGCCCTCGGCGTGCCTGTGTTGTTGCTGATCTTTTTGGGAACGGCGGGTATCACCTCGATCATCGAGGCCGTCGTGACCACCCCCGAGGTGCGACCGCATATTGCCGAGATCATCGATGTCATAGTTCAGGACGAACGTTTGCGCCGCGCCAGCGCGCAAATGAAGGCTGCTATGAGGGAGCAGCCAATGGATCCGACACGTTTCGCGACTCCGCCAGAAGAGATGGCGCTTCGCGCCTATCTGCTGAACATGGATCCATGCCAGTTCGAGCGCCACACGATGAGTTTCTTCGACGCTGCGGGCCTCAATGCATGGGCTACCCGAAAATCAAATGATTTTGGCGTCGATGGTTTCGCTGTCCATTCTGAAGGCTTGGTTGTCGTTCAATGCAAGCGAAACGCGTCAGGTAACAAGATCGGGAGGCCAACGATTCAGCAGTTCAAGGGCGTTGTCGAAGAGCAGAATGCCCATCGTGGCTACGTTGTCACCACTTCGACATTTACTGACGAAGCGGTCGAGTCGGCAGCGTTATCCGAGAAGATCGTTCTGGTGGACATGGAAGCGCTTGTGATGTGGCATGAGGACGCGCCGATGTTCTGA